A region of the Clostridium estertheticum subsp. estertheticum genome:
CACCAGCTACGGCTGATCCTATTGCAGCTGCGGGAATTACTCTTACTGGATCTGCTGCTGCAAAAGGTATGGCTCCTTCTGTTACAAAACAAGCACCCATTATATAACAACTAAGACCAGTCTCTCTTTCCTGCTTTGTAAATCTATTTTTAAAGAATGAAGTAGCAAGTGCAATCCCTAGGGGTGCAGACATACCACCAGCCATTACAGCTGCATGTGGATAATAATTTCCTGAACTTATCATAGCAATCCCAAATGCAAACGCAGCCTTGTTTATTGGTCCACCCATATCAATTGCCATCATTCCACCTAATATAATACCTAGTAGAACTTTGTTACCTGTGCCCATTCCACCTAACCAATGTTGAAGAAAAAGGTTAATTTGAAGAACTGGTCCATCTACACAAATGTACATTATAGCACCGGTAATAAAAATGCCTAGAAGTGGATATATAAGCACTGGTTTTATACTCTCAAGAGCTTCTGGCAATTTTGAAAAAGTCTTCTTAAGAAGTAGTACTACATAACCACCAAGAAATCCTGCAATAATTCCACCAAGAAATCCTGCATTACTTTGATATGCTAAAAAACCACCTACCATTGCAGGAGCAAAACCTGGTCTGTCTGCAATACTCATACCTATAAAACCAGCAAGTACTGGTACCATAAGTGCAAAAGCATTCTTGCCTCCAACTACTGAAAGAAGGTTAGACAAATATAACAAGTTTGGATTTGAACTCTTTTCGAATATAAATGATAAAGCTATTAATATTCCTCCACCAACAATGAAAGGAAGCATATTTGAAATACCGCTCATAAGATGTTTATAAATTCCTGTTTTTTCACTTCCAGTAGAAGCTTTATTACCACCAGCATTATTATAAACAGGCGCTTCACCATTTAATGCCTGATTTATAAGTTCTTCTGGTTTTTTTATTCCTTGAACCACCGGAACTATAACTACTTTTTTGCCGTTAAACCTTGCCATTTCAACTTGTTTATCAGCAGCTACGATTATGCCTGAAGCTCTTTCTATTTCATCATCGGTTAATCTATTTTTAACTCCTGTAGCACCGTTGGTTTCAACTTTTATGTCTACTCCCATTTCTTTAGCCTTATTTTTCAAGGCGTCAGCTGCCATATAAGTATGTGCTATACCTGTAGGACATGCTGTTACTGCGAGTACTAAACCTTTTAAGCCGGTTACCTCTACTATTTCTTCTTCCTGGGCACTCTCTTCTTCTAATTTTTCAGCCTCTTGACTATCGATTAAACTTAAAACTTCTTCAGGTGTTTTAACAATGAAAAGTTTCTTTTTAAAATCTTCATTCATAAGAAGAGTAGATAACCTTGAAAGTGTTTCCAAATGTGTATTATTAGCACCCTCAGTTGCTGCAATCATAAAAAATATGTTTGCAGGAGCATCATCTAAGGAATCAAAATCAATTCCAGCTGTAGAACGTCCAAAAGCTAAGGCTGGAGTTTTTACAGCCGCAACTTTTGCATGAGGGATAGCTATACCCTCACCAATTCCAGTTGAGAAGTCTGCTTCTCTTTTTAAGATTGCTTTTTTATATTCTTCCTTATCATTTAACATTCCCGCACTATCAAGTTTATTTACTAATTCATCAATTACATCTGCCTTACTATTAGATTTTAGATCTAGAATAATAGTATTTTTCTTTAAAAGTTCTGTTATTTTCATATTTTTCCTCCTGTGATAAATACAAGCTTAGTTAGTTTATATGAACAGGTCAATTAATAACTAGATATTAATCTAATTTATTTACAATTACCTGCGCTAAATAATGCTCAATATCTTCTTTTTTACATAAATCTTTTGAAAATGCTGTGGCACTTCCAGATGTAGCTCCCCATCTAAATGCTTCAATTAGATCTTT
Encoded here:
- a CDS encoding PTS fructose transporter subunit IIABC, translated to MKITELLKKNTIILDLKSNSKADVIDELVNKLDSAGMLNDKEEYKKAILKREADFSTGIGEGIAIPHAKVAAVKTPALAFGRSTAGIDFDSLDDAPANIFFMIAATEGANNTHLETLSRLSTLLMNEDFKKKLFIVKTPEEVLSLIDSQEAEKLEEESAQEEEIVEVTGLKGLVLAVTACPTGIAHTYMAADALKNKAKEMGVDIKVETNGATGVKNRLTDDEIERASGIIVAADKQVEMARFNGKKVVIVPVVQGIKKPEELINQALNGEAPVYNNAGGNKASTGSEKTGIYKHLMSGISNMLPFIVGGGILIALSFIFEKSSNPNLLYLSNLLSVVGGKNAFALMVPVLAGFIGMSIADRPGFAPAMVGGFLAYQSNAGFLGGIIAGFLGGYVVLLLKKTFSKLPEALESIKPVLIYPLLGIFITGAIMYICVDGPVLQINLFLQHWLGGMGTGNKVLLGIILGGMMAIDMGGPINKAAFAFGIAMISSGNYYPHAAVMAGGMSAPLGIALATSFFKNRFTKQERETGLSCYIMGACFVTEGAIPFAAADPVRVIPAAAIGSAVAGGLSLFFNIGMPVPHGGIFVVALVKGSPLLYLLSILIGAFVTCLILGILKKPKDI